In one Lycium barbarum isolate Lr01 chromosome 7, ASM1917538v2, whole genome shotgun sequence genomic region, the following are encoded:
- the LOC132604092 gene encoding subtilisin-like protease SBT3 codes for MANCIPLCFWFLFILFPFTMSQSETYIIHMDLSAMPKAFSSHHNWYLTTLASISDSSNLGSDKRNSLVYTYTNAIHGFSASLSPSELQVIKNSPGYLSSTKDMTVKMDTTHTSQFLGLNSNSGAWPKSDYGKDVIVGLVDTGIWPESKSYNDDGMTNVPSRWKGECESGTQFNSSLCNKKLIGARYFNKGLIASNPNITIAMNSARDTAGHGTHTSSTAAGSRVESVSYFGYAPGASTGMAPNAHVAMYKALWDEGAPMISDILAAIDQAIEDGVDVLSMSFGKDGRPLYDDPVAIASFAAMEKGIFVSTSAGNEGPDGVTLHNGTPWVLTVAAGTVDREFIGTLTLGNGVSVTGLSLYPGNSSSSESSIVFLNTCLEDKELEKNAYKMVVCYDANGSISDQVYNVRNSNVSGGVFITNTTDLESYLQSEFPATFLNFQDGHKVLKYIKNSPSPKGKLEFQVTHLSAKPAPKVASYSSRGPSQSCPFILKPDLMAPGALILASWPQKLSVGEIKTQELFSIFNILSGTSMSCPHAAGVAALLKGVHPKWSPAAIRSAMMTTADALDNTGGPIRDIGKNNNAANPLAMGAGHINPNKALDPGLIYDMTPQDYINLLCGLDFTSQQIKTITRSSSYSCTNPSLDLNYPSFIGYFNWNSSKSDPERIQEFKRTVTNLGDGVSTYTAKLTSMDEYKVSVEPDKLVFKEKYEKQSYKLRIEGPLLVDKYLVYGSLSWVETSGKYVVKSPIVATTIRTDPL; via the exons AAAGAAATTCCCTTGTATATACTTACACTAATGCCATTCATGGTTTTAGTGCAAGTCTTTCTCCTTCTGAGCTACAAGTTATCAAGAATTCTCCAGGCTATCTTTCTTCAACTAAGGACATGACAGTTAAAATGGACACGACGCACACGTCACAATTCCTTGGCCTGAATTCCAATTCTGGTGCATGGCCTAAGTCAGATTATGGCAAAGATGTTATAGTTGGTTTGGTTGATACAGGGATTTGGCCAGAGAGTAAAAGCTATAATGATGATGGGATGACTAATGTTCCATCAAGATGGAAAGGTGAATGTGAAAGTGGCACTCAATTCAATTCCTCTTTGTGTAACAAGAAACTCATTGGCGCGCGTTACTTCAACAAAGGCCTAATTGCTAGCAATCCGAATATTACAATCGCGATGAATTCAGCTCGTGACACAGCAGGGCATGGGACCCACACGTCGTCTACAGCTGCAGGAAGTCGTGTTGAATCAGTATCTTATTTCGGATATGCCCCTGGCGCTTCGACAGGCATGGCACCAAACGCTCATGTGGCAATGTACAAGGCTTTATGGGATGAAGGTGCACCAATGATATCTGATATTCTGGCTGCAATTGATCAAGCAATTGAGGATGGAGTAGATGTATTGTCCATGTCATTTGGCAAAGATGGTCGTCCGCTATATGATGATCCG GTAGCTATTGCTTCATTTGCTGCAATGGAAAAAGGTATATTTGTTTCCACTTCAGCAGGAAATGAAGGACCTGATGGTGTGACTTTGCACAATGGAACACCTTGGGTTCTTACTGTTGCTGCTGGCACGGTTGATCGTGAATTTATTGGGACGCTAACTCTAGGAAATGGAGTTTCAGTCACAGGTTTATCTCTCTACCCAGGGAATTCCAGCTCAAGTGAAAGCTCCATTGTTTTTCTCAACACATGCCTAGAGGACAAGGAACTGGAGAAAAATGCATACAAAATGGTGGTCTGCTATGACGCGAACGGATCAATAAGTGATCAAGTGTACAATGTAAGAAATTCAAACGTTTCCGGTGGTGTCTTCATAACAAACACCACTGACTTGGAATCTTACCTCCAAAGTGAATTTCCGGCTACGTTTTTGAACTTTCAAGACGGCCATAAAGTTTTAAAGTACATCAAGAATAGTCCTTCTCCTAAAGGAAAACTCGAATTTCAAGTGACACATCTTAGTGCTAAACCAGCACCAAAAGTTGCTAGCTACAGCTCAAGGGGGCCATCACAAAGCTGCCCTTTTATTCTCAAACCTGACCTGATGGCTCCGGGCGCATTAATATTAGCTTCATGGCCTCAAAAATTATCGGTAGGTGAAATTAAAACGCAAGAGCTTTTCAGTATCTTCAACATTTTATCTGGTACGTCGATGTCGTGCCCTCATGCTGCTGGTGTAGCAGCACTTCTGAAAGGGGTCCATCCTAAATGGAGCCCTGCTGCCATCCGCTCGGCCATGATGACCACGGCCGATGCGTTGGACAACACGGGTGGGCCCATCCGAGACATCGGTAAAAACAACAATGCTGCTAATCCACTAGCCATGGGAGCTGGCCATATCAATCCCAACAAGGCGCTAGACCCCGGACTTATTTACGACATGACCCCACAAGACTACATAAATCTTCTCTGTGGTCTAGATTTTACATCCCAACAGATAAAAACCATAACAAGGTCCTCCTCATATTCTTGTACCAACCCATCATTGGACTTAAACTATCCATCTTTCATTGGCTATTTCAATTGGAACAGCAGCAAGTCGGATCCGGAACGgatacaagaattcaagaggacaGTGACTAATCTTGGAGATGGTGTGTCAACATACACAGCAAAGTTGACCTCAATGGATGAATATAAAGTTAGTGTTGAACCTGACAAGTTAGTTTTCAAAGAGAAGTATGAAAAACAAAGTTACAAGCTAAGGATAGAAGGTCCATTGCTAGTAGATAAATATCTGGTTTATGGTTCTTTGAGTTGGGTTGAAACTAGTGGTAAATATGTTGTAAAAAGTCCTATTGTTGCAACTACCATAAGAACGGATCCTCTGTGA